One segment of Candidatus Bipolaricaulota bacterium DNA contains the following:
- the rpiB gene encoding ribose 5-phosphate isomerase B, with the protein MVDKEAVTIAIGADHAGYPLKQALLETVLKGYDVIDLGTDSTAPVDYPDIARRVATVVAAGKADKGILICGTGIGMSIAAGKVRGIRAARCTEPFSAELSRRHNDANILCLGARITGVELASRTVEVWLNTPFEGGRHARRVGKIE; encoded by the coding sequence ATGGTTGATAAAGAAGCTGTGACGATAGCGATCGGCGCCGACCACGCCGGTTATCCGTTGAAACAAGCCCTGCTGGAGACGGTCCTTAAGGGTTACGACGTCATCGACCTGGGGACCGACTCCACCGCCCCGGTCGACTATCCCGACATCGCCCGCAGGGTGGCGACGGTCGTAGCCGCGGGGAAGGCGGACAAAGGGATCCTGATTTGCGGTACCGGCATCGGAATGTCGATCGCGGCGGGAAAGGTGCGGGGGATCAGGGCGGCACGGTGCACGGAGCCGTTCTCCGCCGAGCTGAGCCGGAGGCACAACGACGCTAATATCCTCTGCCTTGGGGCGCGGATCACCGGGGTCGAGCTCGCTTCCCGGACCGTGGAGGTCTGGCTGAATACCCCGTTCGAAGGGGGGAGACATGCCCGTCGGGTGGGGAAGATCGAATAA
- a CDS encoding glycosyltransferase family 2 protein, with protein MKISAVVPAYNEAARIGAVLRPLVSCPLVDEVIVVDDGSDDGTAAVARRFGVRVIELPENQGKAAALDAGVNAARNDVLLFLDADLVGLRPEHIERMINAYADGGVDMVVGVFADGRVNTDIAQFFNPFASGQRVISKTIWARAREKVHEMDYGIEMALSKLAAKEGWTKEKVKLDGVTHVLKEEKRGFSQGIRERFKMYGDMIKWLIKKL; from the coding sequence ATGAAAATTTCCGCGGTGGTGCCCGCCTATAATGAAGCCGCTCGAATCGGCGCAGTACTTCGTCCGCTCGTCTCCTGTCCGCTTGTCGACGAGGTTATCGTGGTCGACGATGGGTCGGATGACGGAACAGCGGCGGTGGCGCGTCGGTTCGGAGTCAGGGTGATCGAGCTTCCGGAGAACCAGGGGAAGGCCGCCGCCCTGGATGCGGGGGTGAACGCGGCGCGGAACGACGTCCTCCTGTTCCTTGACGCCGATCTCGTCGGGCTACGCCCGGAGCACATCGAGCGGATGATCAACGCCTACGCAGACGGAGGGGTCGACATGGTGGTCGGGGTATTCGCGGACGGGCGGGTGAATACCGACATTGCACAGTTCTTCAACCCGTTCGCCTCCGGCCAGCGGGTCATCTCCAAGACCATATGGGCGCGGGCGCGGGAGAAGGTACACGAGATGGATTACGGGATCGAGATGGCCCTGTCCAAGCTCGCGGCAAAGGAGGGGTGGACGAAGGAGAAGGTGAAGCTCGATGGAGTGACGCACGTCCTCAAGGAGGAGAAGCGCGGCTTCTCTCAGGGGATACGCGAGCGGTTCAAGATGTACGGAGACATGATAAAATGGTTGATAAAGAAGCTGTGA
- the murA gene encoding UDP-N-acetylglucosamine 1-carboxyvinyltransferase — protein MMHLLIAGGKELSGTVAVEGAKNAVLPACAASLLTDEPVIVHRVPPLRDVRTIIAVIRELGKEVEYSDGTVTIRHGRPLQPNPSREYVEQMRASFLVLGPLLARLGRAEVPLPGGCTIGPRPVDYHLQGLRALGAAVREEGDGTIVLTAEKLRGTRFRLPYPSVGATEQLLMAAALADGDTTIENASREPEVLDLVELLRGMGARIEMSADGFNVEGVPALHGTEHTVIPDRLEAGTYLIAGAITEGRVTVADVRPEHLASLAQVLGEAGARVETSADAVTVEGGGRLQPVAVRTAPYPGFPTDLQPPLVSLLSLAEGESTVQDTVFPTRFGYVGELIRMGARIAVAGGTARITGVKGLHGADLVAPDIRAGAALVLAGLAARGESSIAGLDQLDRGYADLEGKLTRLGAKIERRDVQ, from the coding sequence TTGATGCACCTTCTGATCGCAGGGGGCAAGGAGCTGTCAGGGACCGTGGCGGTCGAGGGGGCGAAGAACGCCGTCCTCCCCGCATGCGCAGCCTCCCTCCTCACCGACGAGCCGGTGATCGTCCACCGCGTTCCGCCTCTGCGCGACGTGCGGACGATCATCGCCGTGATCCGCGAGCTGGGGAAGGAGGTCGAGTACTCGGACGGGACGGTGACGATCCGCCACGGTCGCCCGCTCCAGCCGAATCCGAGCCGGGAGTACGTCGAGCAGATGCGCGCCTCGTTCCTCGTCCTCGGCCCGCTCCTCGCCCGCCTCGGGCGGGCGGAGGTTCCGCTCCCCGGCGGGTGTACGATCGGCCCCCGCCCGGTCGATTACCACCTCCAGGGACTGCGGGCGCTCGGGGCTGCCGTGCGGGAAGAGGGGGACGGGACGATCGTCCTCACAGCGGAGAAGCTGCGGGGGACGCGGTTCCGCCTTCCCTACCCATCAGTAGGGGCGACCGAGCAGCTCCTGATGGCAGCGGCCCTCGCCGATGGGGACACGACGATCGAGAACGCGTCCCGTGAGCCGGAGGTCCTCGACCTCGTGGAGCTGCTGCGCGGGATGGGAGCGCGGATCGAGATGTCAGCGGACGGGTTTAATGTGGAAGGGGTCCCTGCCCTCCACGGGACGGAGCACACCGTGATCCCCGATCGGCTGGAGGCGGGGACGTACCTGATCGCCGGGGCGATCACCGAAGGGAGGGTGACGGTGGCCGATGTCCGCCCCGAGCACCTCGCTTCCCTTGCGCAGGTCCTCGGGGAGGCGGGAGCGCGGGTCGAGACGTCCGCGGACGCGGTCACGGTCGAGGGTGGGGGAAGGCTGCAGCCGGTCGCGGTGCGGACGGCTCCGTACCCAGGGTTCCCCACCGATCTCCAGCCCCCGCTCGTTTCCCTCCTATCCCTGGCGGAGGGTGAAAGCACGGTACAGGATACGGTCTTCCCGACCAGATTCGGGTACGTGGGTGAGCTCATCAGGATGGGGGCGCGAATCGCGGTCGCGGGCGGGACGGCCCGCATCACCGGAGTGAAGGGGCTGCACGGTGCCGACCTCGTCGCGCCGGACATCCGCGCCGGGGCGGCCCTCGTCCTCGCCGGGCTCGCCGCCCGTGGGGAGAGCAGTATCGCCGGGCTCGACCAGCTCGACCGCGGCTATGCCGACCTCGAGGGCAAACTAACGCGATTAGGAGCGAAGATTGAGCGAAGAGATGTCCAGTAG
- a CDS encoding sodium:calcium antiporter, with protein MTIQWITFLLSAAVIVGAGIKLASFGEALGRRTGIGQGWIGLVFLAVITSIPELTTTVTGAAIGAPNIAVGNALGSNLFNVAIIAVVDVLLLGKGPFLSKVKAYHTTSGGLAILLTALALVGILVPHEATLGGISPVSYLILIGYLFGAYLLYRIERREEGTDAPDEGTMSLSRALTGFLVSAALIIVAGIFLIRASKAIADGTGISSSLIGAVLVAIVTSLPELATSIGALKIGAYDMIVGNLFGSNMFNILTIFFADLALRKGSIFAALGAGRSDQLLVGIIGIGITAIAVIGIGARSSRRILGMGADAAGILLGYLAGTALIIARGIHL; from the coding sequence ATGACCATCCAATGGATCACGTTTCTGCTCTCCGCCGCGGTGATCGTCGGGGCGGGGATCAAGCTCGCCTCGTTTGGGGAGGCACTCGGGCGGAGGACCGGGATCGGCCAGGGCTGGATCGGACTGGTCTTCCTGGCGGTGATCACCTCCATCCCCGAATTGACGACGACCGTCACCGGGGCAGCGATCGGGGCCCCGAACATTGCGGTGGGGAACGCGTTGGGGAGCAACCTGTTCAATGTGGCGATCATCGCGGTCGTCGACGTCCTCCTCCTCGGGAAAGGTCCGTTCCTGAGCAAGGTGAAGGCGTACCACACGACGAGCGGGGGGCTGGCCATCCTCCTCACCGCACTCGCCCTTGTCGGGATCCTCGTCCCGCACGAGGCGACCCTCGGGGGGATCAGCCCGGTGAGCTACCTCATCTTGATCGGGTATCTGTTCGGGGCTTACCTCCTCTATCGCATCGAACGGCGGGAGGAAGGGACCGATGCCCCGGATGAGGGGACGATGTCCCTGTCCCGCGCTCTCACCGGGTTCCTGGTCAGCGCTGCCCTGATCATCGTCGCCGGGATATTCCTCATCCGGGCGAGCAAGGCGATCGCCGACGGGACAGGGATCTCCTCCTCCCTGATCGGAGCGGTGCTGGTGGCGATCGTCACCTCGCTCCCTGAGCTCGCCACTTCGATCGGGGCGCTCAAGATCGGAGCGTACGATATGATCGTGGGAAACCTGTTTGGGTCGAACATGTTCAACATCCTCACGATCTTCTTCGCTGACCTCGCACTGCGGAAGGGGTCGATCTTCGCCGCGCTGGGGGCAGGGAGGAGCGATCAGCTCCTCGTCGGGATCATCGGGATCGGGATCACCGCGATCGCCGTCATCGGAATCGGGGCACGTTCGTCCCGCCGCATCCTCGGGATGGGAGCCGACGCGGCAGGCATCCTCCTCGGCTATCTGGCGGGAACAGCACTGATTATTGCAAGGGGAATTCATCTTTGA
- a CDS encoding M23 family metallopeptidase, whose translation MIEKKPIRKDRVAIAVIFLIAVILIPILLTHSGGKEAPPVQVISETPTTVVAPPATTPATEPETTEPTTPTEPTTTETPAATPTETPTSPIITYTVAAGDTLAKIGAKLGVSVDQLMADNRILSPQSLKPGQILHAVKDGILHLVKPGQTLTDISITYSVPVEKITAANDITDPSKIYAGEELIIPGASPALWKRVIKLSNGVESRFIWPALGKVTSGFGWRIHPVYKVRHFHNGIDIDLPEGTPVYAAAPGRVYFIGEEEGYGNEAILQHSDGYYTVYGHLSKFLVYKGQFVEAGQEIAESGNTGVSSGPHLHFEIRNGDFPVDPIRYLP comes from the coding sequence GTGATTGAGAAGAAGCCGATCAGAAAAGACCGTGTGGCGATCGCCGTGATCTTCCTCATCGCGGTGATCCTCATCCCGATCCTCCTCACCCACTCCGGTGGGAAGGAAGCCCCGCCGGTGCAGGTGATCTCGGAGACCCCGACCACGGTCGTCGCCCCTCCGGCAACCACTCCCGCGACCGAACCGGAGACGACTGAACCGACGACCCCGACCGAACCGACTACGACTGAAACCCCAGCCGCCACGCCGACGGAGACCCCGACGTCCCCGATCATCACCTACACCGTGGCCGCGGGGGACACCCTCGCTAAGATCGGGGCGAAGCTCGGGGTGAGCGTCGACCAGCTGATGGCCGACAACCGGATCCTCTCACCCCAGTCGCTCAAGCCGGGGCAGATCCTGCACGCAGTTAAGGACGGGATCCTGCACCTGGTGAAGCCCGGTCAGACCCTGACCGATATCTCGATTACCTACTCCGTTCCCGTGGAGAAGATCACGGCGGCGAACGACATCACCGACCCGTCGAAGATCTACGCCGGCGAGGAGCTGATCATCCCCGGGGCGAGCCCTGCCCTGTGGAAGAGGGTCATCAAGCTCTCCAACGGGGTCGAGTCGCGGTTCATCTGGCCTGCTCTGGGGAAGGTCACCTCCGGGTTCGGGTGGCGGATCCACCCGGTGTACAAGGTGCGCCACTTCCACAACGGGATCGACATCGACCTCCCCGAAGGGACACCCGTCTACGCCGCCGCCCCGGGGAGGGTCTACTTCATCGGGGAGGAGGAAGGATACGGGAACGAGGCGATCCTCCAACACTCCGACGGCTACTACACCGTGTACGGGCATCTCTCCAAGTTCCTCGTCTACAAGGGGCAGTTCGTCGAAGCCGGCCAGGAGATCGCCGAATCCGGGAACACCGGGGTGTCGAGCGGCCCCCACCTCCATTTCGAGATCCGCAACGGCGACTTCCCGGTCGACCCGATCCGTTATCTTCCGTAA
- the rho gene encoding transcription termination factor Rho, with protein MEVNELTLMDIDSLQKLADEVGIQNGNHMGKRELVRAVMEHFAKQNDLYFENGILEILPDGYGFLRNGTSLPGRNDIYVSPSQIKRFKLRDGDAITGLIRAPKNDERYFALLKVEKINGLDPEEIYRRPEFHELTPLHPNEQIKLEHDPNDVSTRIIDLFCPIGKGQRGLIVSPPKAGKTTLLKKIAAGINANHPDIKLLVLLVDERPEEVTDFRRSIENGEVIAATFDLEPRHHTRIAELVTNRAKRMVELGQDVVILMDSITRLARAYNLSVSPSGKLLSGGMDPTALYKPKEFFGAARNIEEGGSLTIIATALVDTGSKLDQVVFEEFKGTGNMELVLDRNLSNKRIYPAIDIEQSGTRKEELLLPEKVLNRVWILRKMMSELNDPQAALELVKSKMEATKDNEQFLELMNGD; from the coding sequence ATGGAAGTAAATGAACTGACGTTGATGGACATCGACTCTCTCCAGAAGCTGGCAGACGAAGTCGGAATCCAGAACGGAAACCACATGGGGAAGAGGGAGCTCGTACGCGCGGTGATGGAACACTTCGCCAAGCAGAACGACCTCTACTTCGAGAACGGGATCCTGGAGATCCTTCCGGACGGGTACGGGTTCCTGCGCAATGGGACGAGCCTTCCCGGGCGTAACGACATCTACGTCTCCCCGTCCCAGATCAAGCGGTTCAAGCTGCGGGATGGAGACGCGATCACCGGGCTGATCCGCGCTCCGAAGAACGATGAGCGCTACTTCGCCCTACTCAAGGTGGAGAAGATCAACGGGCTCGACCCGGAGGAGATCTACCGCCGCCCTGAGTTCCACGAGCTGACCCCGCTCCATCCGAACGAGCAGATCAAGCTTGAGCACGATCCGAACGACGTCTCGACCCGGATAATCGACCTGTTCTGCCCGATCGGGAAGGGGCAGCGGGGGTTGATCGTCTCCCCTCCGAAGGCGGGGAAGACGACCCTGTTGAAGAAGATCGCGGCCGGGATCAATGCCAACCACCCGGATATCAAGCTCCTCGTCCTCCTCGTCGACGAGCGGCCGGAGGAGGTGACCGACTTCCGCCGCTCGATCGAGAACGGGGAGGTGATCGCCGCCACCTTCGACCTCGAGCCGCGCCATCACACTCGGATCGCTGAGCTCGTCACCAACCGGGCGAAGCGGATGGTGGAGCTGGGGCAGGACGTGGTGATCCTGATGGATTCGATCACCCGGTTGGCACGGGCATACAACCTGTCCGTCTCCCCGTCCGGGAAGCTCCTCTCCGGGGGGATGGACCCGACCGCGCTGTATAAACCGAAGGAGTTCTTCGGCGCGGCGCGGAACATCGAGGAAGGGGGGAGCCTGACGATCATCGCCACCGCACTGGTCGATACCGGGAGCAAGCTCGACCAGGTGGTATTCGAGGAGTTCAAGGGGACGGGAAACATGGAGCTGGTCCTCGATCGGAACCTGTCCAACAAGCGGATCTACCCGGCGATCGACATCGAGCAGTCCGGAACGCGGAAGGAGGAGCTCCTCCTCCCGGAGAAGGTATTGAATCGGGTGTGGATTCTGCGTAAGATGATGAGTGAACTGAACGATCCACAGGCGGCGCTGGAGCTCGTGAAAAGCAAGATGGAGGCGACAAAGGATAACGAGCAGTTCCTCGAGTTGATGAACGGTGATTGA
- a CDS encoding protease inhibitor I42 family protein, protein MQKLFIGSVIVLMLGAAFSLSGFAQARASSSASTDGPVRATVGTFVLEEGSRIAFELRRSDPCPCMCGDIFVTGMSVVDRAGKEVYREGVDSVPYTDWTGMWDLSRADGTPVAPGEYTILIRTSLGEFRAEVRIVHPGEGSFSGRLCATASVCGLGLDVYRLVTKDDDGKTIPLRAGDKVMIALPGNPTTGYEWTGPDALPAGVLEPIPGVNYRPESGLIGAGGTFLFRYAAIGPGRVELSFSYRRPWEEAPASDSFSIVISVGGV, encoded by the coding sequence ATGCAGAAGCTTTTCATCGGGAGCGTGATCGTATTGATGCTGGGAGCGGCGTTTTCCCTGTCTGGATTCGCCCAGGCGCGGGCATCGAGCTCCGCTTCCACGGACGGTCCGGTACGTGCGACGGTGGGTACGTTCGTACTCGAGGAGGGAAGCAGGATCGCGTTCGAGCTCAGGCGGAGCGATCCGTGTCCGTGTATGTGCGGGGATATCTTCGTCACCGGCATGAGCGTCGTTGATCGAGCCGGGAAAGAGGTCTACCGCGAGGGGGTGGACTCGGTCCCCTACACCGACTGGACCGGGATGTGGGATCTCTCCCGGGCGGATGGAACGCCGGTTGCACCCGGGGAATATACGATCCTTATTCGCACTTCGCTCGGGGAGTTCCGCGCCGAGGTGAGAATCGTCCACCCCGGGGAGGGGAGCTTCTCCGGAAGGTTGTGCGCCACCGCGTCGGTATGCGGACTGGGGCTCGATGTCTACCGCTTGGTCACCAAGGATGACGACGGTAAAACGATCCCACTGCGGGCCGGGGACAAGGTCATGATCGCCCTTCCCGGCAACCCGACGACCGGCTACGAATGGACGGGACCGGATGCCCTCCCCGCTGGAGTGTTGGAGCCGATCCCCGGGGTGAACTACCGCCCGGAGAGCGGTCTCATCGGAGCGGGTGGGACATTCCTATTCCGCTACGCTGCGATCGGACCTGGTAGGGTCGAACTTTCGTTCTCCTACCGCCGTCCGTGGGAGGAGGCCCCG